One window of the Trifolium pratense cultivar HEN17-A07 linkage group LG2, ARS_RC_1.1, whole genome shotgun sequence genome contains the following:
- the LOC123908021 gene encoding uncharacterized protein LOC123908021 isoform X1 — MMLCCCCCCNLRDRIQPWIRDYDSLQSFAVILIYIQIGCALIGSLGASYNGVSLINLAIALFALVAIESSSQSLGRTYAFLLFCSILLDISWFILFTHEIWNISSADYAKFFIFSLKLTLAMQIAGFIVRLSSSLLWIQIYRLGASYVDTSSRAADFDLRSSFLSPVTPAVARQISDSNEILGGSIYDPAYYSSLFEDSQENKSTCGMPNHDITPNGSTSATGVSQKTSMERPFQAVDVGRECINQKMELV; from the exons atgatgctttgttgctgttgttgttgcAATTTGAGAGATCGAATACAACCATGGATACGCGATTACGATAGCCTTCAGTCATTCGCTGTAATCCTCATTTACATACAg aTTGGATGCGCGTTAATTGGATCGCTTGGAGCATCTTACAATGGTGTGTCGCTTATAAATCTTGCAATTGCATTGTTCGCTTTGGTTGCAATTGAGAGTAGCAGTCAGAGCCTTGGTCGCACCTAtgcttttcttctcttttgttctATATTGCTTGACATTTCTTGGTTCATTCTCTTCACTCATGAAATTTG GAATATTTCTTCCGCCGATTATGCcaaatttttcatattttctttgaaaCTTACCCTGGCTATGCAAATTGCTGGTTTCATAGTAAGGCTATCATCCTCATTGTTATGGATTCAAATTTATAGGCTGGGTGCATCCTATGTGGACACATCTTCTCGAGCAGCAGATTTTGACTTACGGAGTAGTTTTCTGAGTCCCGTGACACCTGCAGTAGCAAGGCAAATCTCTGATTCCAATGAGATACTTGGAGGCTCTATATATGATCCAGCATACTACTCATCCCTGTTTGAAGATAGTCAAGAAAACAAATCTACATGCGGG ATGCCCAATCATGACATTACCCCGAATGGGTCAACATCAGCCACTGGAGTCTCTCAGAAGACGTCCATGGAGAGACCTTTTCAGGCTGTGGATGTAG GAAGAGAATGTATAAATCAAAAGATGGAACTCGTTTGA
- the LOC123908021 gene encoding uncharacterized protein LOC123908021 isoform X2: MMLCCCCCCNLRDRIQPWIRDYDSLQSFAVILIYIQIGCALIGSLGASYNGVSLINLAIALFALVAIESSSQSLGRTYAFLLFCSILLDISWFILFTHEIWNISSADYAKFFIFSLKLTLAMQIAGFIVRLSSSLLWIQIYRLGASYVDTSSRAADFDLRSSFLSPVTPAVARQISDSNEILGGSIYDPAYYSSLFEDSQENKSTCGMPNHDITPNGSTSATGVSQKTSMERPFQAVDEENV, from the exons atgatgctttgttgctgttgttgttgcAATTTGAGAGATCGAATACAACCATGGATACGCGATTACGATAGCCTTCAGTCATTCGCTGTAATCCTCATTTACATACAg aTTGGATGCGCGTTAATTGGATCGCTTGGAGCATCTTACAATGGTGTGTCGCTTATAAATCTTGCAATTGCATTGTTCGCTTTGGTTGCAATTGAGAGTAGCAGTCAGAGCCTTGGTCGCACCTAtgcttttcttctcttttgttctATATTGCTTGACATTTCTTGGTTCATTCTCTTCACTCATGAAATTTG GAATATTTCTTCCGCCGATTATGCcaaatttttcatattttctttgaaaCTTACCCTGGCTATGCAAATTGCTGGTTTCATAGTAAGGCTATCATCCTCATTGTTATGGATTCAAATTTATAGGCTGGGTGCATCCTATGTGGACACATCTTCTCGAGCAGCAGATTTTGACTTACGGAGTAGTTTTCTGAGTCCCGTGACACCTGCAGTAGCAAGGCAAATCTCTGATTCCAATGAGATACTTGGAGGCTCTATATATGATCCAGCATACTACTCATCCCTGTTTGAAGATAGTCAAGAAAACAAATCTACATGCGGG ATGCCCAATCATGACATTACCCCGAATGGGTCAACATCAGCCACTGGAGTCTCTCAGAAGACGTCCATGGAGAGACCTTTTCAGGCTGTGGAT GAAGAGAATGTATAA
- the LOC123908023 gene encoding RGS1-HXK1-interacting protein 1 — protein sequence MAETDSSSSSNAEEVVSSSPTSASASLVSMAENFQRSAIESARTVQHTSSTQFRTFQNFLPEAVSHYRTYEDAFVNKVKDGLMVARENPAIGVGFAVSAALLVMRAPRRFLFRNTLGRFQSEETRYASAEKNVKNLNLSVDLLKKESIKLLQRTSLAEKEMKYGHNELMNTGAQLQRLAKSSYKVEARATDLIDRLRDIPSREALALRAEVASLASNLKRQRSVLDKRIMKISELGISV from the exons ATGGCAGAGACAGATTCGTCGTCTTCCTCCAACGCAGAAGAAGTAGTGTCCTCCTCACCGACATCGGCCTCCGCATCGCTGGTATCGATGGCTGAGAATTTTCAGCGTTCTGCAATTGAATCTGCTCGTACTGTTCAACACACCTCTTCCACCCAATTTCGCACCTTTCAG AATTTTTTACCAGAAGCAGTGTCACATTATAGAACTTATGAAGATGCTTTCGTCAATAAAGTTAAAG ATGGACTGATGGTAGCAAGGGAGAACCCGGCTATAGGTGTTGGTTTTGCTGTTTCTGCTGCCCTTCTTGTTATGAGAG CTCCAAGAAGATTTCTGTTTCGCAACACATTGGGTCGATTCCAGAGTGAGGAG ACACGATATGCAAGTGCTGAGAAGAATGTGAAGAACTTGAACCTTTCAGTAGATTTGCTAAAAAAGGAGAGCATAAAATTGCTTCAAAGGACATCTCTTGCGGAGAAGGAAATGAAATATGGGCATAATGAACTAAT GAACACTGGAGCCCAATTACAACGACTGGCAAAATCATCATACAAGGTTGAAGCCAGAGCTACAG ATTTAATAGACAGGCTGCGCGATATACCTAGCCGTGAAGCTCTGGCACTTCGAGCTGAG GTTGCCTCTTTGGCTTCAAACTTGAAGCGACAGAGATCTGTGCTGGACAAACGGATAATGAAGATCTCTGAGTTGGGGATTTCTGTGTGA